From the genome of Globicephala melas chromosome 16, mGloMel1.2, whole genome shotgun sequence, one region includes:
- the ZDHHC16 gene encoding palmitoyltransferase ZDHHC16 isoform X2, whose product MRGQRSLLLGPARLCLRLLLLLGYRRRCPPLLRGLVQRWRYGKVCLRSLLHNSFAGSDTAVDAAFEPIYWLVDNVIRWCGVVFVVLVIVLTSSIVAIAYLCILPLILQTYSVPRLCWHFFYSHWNLILIVFHYYQAITTPPGYPPPGRNDITTVSICKKCINPKPARTHHCSICNRMLVLIGRIGTDISRSLATVTEPVSLPHRCVLKMDHHCPWLNNCVGHYNHRYFFSFCFFMTLGCVYCSYGSWDLFREAYAAIEKMKQLDKNKLQAVANQTYHQTPPPTFSFRERVTHKSLVYLWFLCSSVALALGALTVWHAVLISRGETSIERHINKKERRRLQAKGRVFRNHYNYGCLDNWKVFLGVDTGRHWLTRVLLPSSHLPHGNGMSWDPPPWVTAHSASVMAV is encoded by the exons ATGCGGGGCCAGCGGAGCCTGCTGCTGGGCCCTGCCCGCCTCTGCCTGCGCCTGCTTCTGCTCCTGGGCTACAGGCGCCGCTGCCCACCTCTGCTCCGCGGCCTGGTTCAGCGCTGGCGCTATGGCAAGGTCTGCCTGCGCTCCCTGCTCCACAACTCCTTTGCAGGCAGTGACACCGCTGTGGATGCTGCCTTTGAGCCTATCTACTGGCTGGTGGACAACGTGATCCGCTGGTGTGGGGTG GTGTTCGTGGTGCTGGTGATCGTGCTGACCAGCTCCATCGTGGCCATTGCCTACCTGTGTATCCTGCCCCTCATCCTTCAAACCTACTCAGTGCCACGACTCTGCTGGCATTTCTTCTATAGTCACTGGAATCTGATCCTCATCGTCTTCCATTACTACCAGGCTATCACCACTCCACCTGGATACCCACCCCCG GGCAGGAATGATATCACAACAGTCTCCATCTGTAAGAAGTGCATTAACCCCAAGCCAGCCCGAACACACCACTGCAGCATCTGCAATAG GATGCTGGTCCTTATAGGAAGGATTGGCACTGACATCTCAAGATCCTTGGCCACCGTAACAGAGCCTGTGTCCCTCCCTCACAGGTGTGTGCTGAAGATGGATCATCACTGCC CCTGGCTAAACAACTGTGTAGGCCACTATAACCATCGGTActtcttctctttctgctttttcatGACTCTGGGCTGTGTCTACTGCAGCTACGGAAGTTGGGACCTTTTCCGGGAGGCTTATGCTGCCATCGAG aAAATGAAACAGCTCGACAAGAACAAACTACAGGCGGTTGCCAACCAG actTATCACCAGACCCCACCACCCACCTTCTCCTTCCGAGAAAGAGTGACTCACAAGAGTCTTGTCTACCTCTGGTTCCTGTGCAG TTCCGTGGCACTTGCCCTGGGTGCCCTAACTGTCTGGCACGCTGTTCTCATCAGTCGAGGTGAGACTAGTATCGAAAGGCACATCAACAAGAAGGAGCGACGCCGACTGCAGGCCAAGGGCAGA GTTTTTAGGAATCATTACAACTATGGCTGCTTGGACAACTGGAAGGTATTCCTGGGTGTGGACACaggaag GCATTGGCTGACTCGGGTGTTGTTACCTTCCAGTCACCTGCCCCATGGGAACGGAATGAGCTGGGATCCCCCTCCCTGGGTGACCGCTCACTCAGCCTCTGTGATGGCAGTGTGA
- the ZDHHC16 gene encoding palmitoyltransferase ZDHHC16 isoform X6, with translation MRGQRSLLLGPARLCLRLLLLLGYRRRCPPLLRGLVQRWRYGKVCLRSLLHNSFAGSDTAVDAAFEPIYWLVDNVIRWCGVVFVVLVIVLTSSIVAIAYLCILPLILQTYSVPRLCWHFFYSHWNLILIVFHYYQAITTPPGYPPPGRNDITTVSICKKCINPKPARTHHCSICNSYGSWDLFREAYAAIEKMKQLDKNKLQAVANQTYHQTPPPTFSFRERVTHKSLVYLWFLCSSVALALGALTVWHAVLISRGETSIERHINKKERRRLQAKGRVFRNHYNYGCLDNWKVFLGVDTGRHWLTRVLLPSSHLPHGNGMSWDPPPWVTAHSASVMAV, from the exons ATGCGGGGCCAGCGGAGCCTGCTGCTGGGCCCTGCCCGCCTCTGCCTGCGCCTGCTTCTGCTCCTGGGCTACAGGCGCCGCTGCCCACCTCTGCTCCGCGGCCTGGTTCAGCGCTGGCGCTATGGCAAGGTCTGCCTGCGCTCCCTGCTCCACAACTCCTTTGCAGGCAGTGACACCGCTGTGGATGCTGCCTTTGAGCCTATCTACTGGCTGGTGGACAACGTGATCCGCTGGTGTGGGGTG GTGTTCGTGGTGCTGGTGATCGTGCTGACCAGCTCCATCGTGGCCATTGCCTACCTGTGTATCCTGCCCCTCATCCTTCAAACCTACTCAGTGCCACGACTCTGCTGGCATTTCTTCTATAGTCACTGGAATCTGATCCTCATCGTCTTCCATTACTACCAGGCTATCACCACTCCACCTGGATACCCACCCCCG GGCAGGAATGATATCACAACAGTCTCCATCTGTAAGAAGTGCATTAACCCCAAGCCAGCCCGAACACACCACTGCAGCATCTGCAATAG CTACGGAAGTTGGGACCTTTTCCGGGAGGCTTATGCTGCCATCGAG aAAATGAAACAGCTCGACAAGAACAAACTACAGGCGGTTGCCAACCAG actTATCACCAGACCCCACCACCCACCTTCTCCTTCCGAGAAAGAGTGACTCACAAGAGTCTTGTCTACCTCTGGTTCCTGTGCAG TTCCGTGGCACTTGCCCTGGGTGCCCTAACTGTCTGGCACGCTGTTCTCATCAGTCGAGGTGAGACTAGTATCGAAAGGCACATCAACAAGAAGGAGCGACGCCGACTGCAGGCCAAGGGCAGA GTTTTTAGGAATCATTACAACTATGGCTGCTTGGACAACTGGAAGGTATTCCTGGGTGTGGACACaggaag GCATTGGCTGACTCGGGTGTTGTTACCTTCCAGTCACCTGCCCCATGGGAACGGAATGAGCTGGGATCCCCCTCCCTGGGTGACCGCTCACTCAGCCTCTGTGATGGCAGTGTGA
- the ZDHHC16 gene encoding palmitoyltransferase ZDHHC16 isoform X5, whose amino-acid sequence MRGQRSLLLGPARLCLRLLLLLGYRRRCPPLLRGLVQRWRYGKVCLRSLLHNSFAGSDTAVDAAFEPIYWLVDNVIRWCGVVFVVLVIVLTSSIVAIAYLCILPLILQTYSVPRLCWHFFYSHWNLILIVFHYYQAITTPPGYPPPGRNDITTVSICKKCINPKPARTHHCSICNRCVLKMDHHCPWLNNCVGHYNHRYFFSFCFFMTLGCVYCSYGSWDLFREAYAAIETYHQTPPPTFSFRERVTHKSLVYLWFLCSSVALALGALTVWHAVLISRGETSIERHINKKERRRLQAKGRVFRNHYNYGCLDNWKVFLGVDTGRHWLTRVLLPSSHLPHGNGMSWDPPPWVTAHSASVMAV is encoded by the exons ATGCGGGGCCAGCGGAGCCTGCTGCTGGGCCCTGCCCGCCTCTGCCTGCGCCTGCTTCTGCTCCTGGGCTACAGGCGCCGCTGCCCACCTCTGCTCCGCGGCCTGGTTCAGCGCTGGCGCTATGGCAAGGTCTGCCTGCGCTCCCTGCTCCACAACTCCTTTGCAGGCAGTGACACCGCTGTGGATGCTGCCTTTGAGCCTATCTACTGGCTGGTGGACAACGTGATCCGCTGGTGTGGGGTG GTGTTCGTGGTGCTGGTGATCGTGCTGACCAGCTCCATCGTGGCCATTGCCTACCTGTGTATCCTGCCCCTCATCCTTCAAACCTACTCAGTGCCACGACTCTGCTGGCATTTCTTCTATAGTCACTGGAATCTGATCCTCATCGTCTTCCATTACTACCAGGCTATCACCACTCCACCTGGATACCCACCCCCG GGCAGGAATGATATCACAACAGTCTCCATCTGTAAGAAGTGCATTAACCCCAAGCCAGCCCGAACACACCACTGCAGCATCTGCAATAG GTGTGTGCTGAAGATGGATCATCACTGCC CCTGGCTAAACAACTGTGTAGGCCACTATAACCATCGGTActtcttctctttctgctttttcatGACTCTGGGCTGTGTCTACTGCAGCTACGGAAGTTGGGACCTTTTCCGGGAGGCTTATGCTGCCATCGAG actTATCACCAGACCCCACCACCCACCTTCTCCTTCCGAGAAAGAGTGACTCACAAGAGTCTTGTCTACCTCTGGTTCCTGTGCAG TTCCGTGGCACTTGCCCTGGGTGCCCTAACTGTCTGGCACGCTGTTCTCATCAGTCGAGGTGAGACTAGTATCGAAAGGCACATCAACAAGAAGGAGCGACGCCGACTGCAGGCCAAGGGCAGA GTTTTTAGGAATCATTACAACTATGGCTGCTTGGACAACTGGAAGGTATTCCTGGGTGTGGACACaggaag GCATTGGCTGACTCGGGTGTTGTTACCTTCCAGTCACCTGCCCCATGGGAACGGAATGAGCTGGGATCCCCCTCCCTGGGTGACCGCTCACTCAGCCTCTGTGATGGCAGTGTGA
- the ZDHHC16 gene encoding palmitoyltransferase ZDHHC16 isoform X3 — MRGQRSLLLGPARLCLRLLLLLGYRRRCPPLLRGLVQRWRYGKVCLRSLLHNSFAGSDTAVDAAFEPIYWLVDNVIRWCGVVFVVLVIVLTSSIVAIAYLCILPLILQTYSVPRLCWHFFYSHWNLILIVFHYYQAITTPPGYPPPGRNDITTVSICKKCINPKPARTHHCSICNSRMLVLIGRIGTDISRSLATVTEPVSLPHRCVLKMDHHCPWLNNCVGHYNHRYFFSFCFFMTLGCVYCSYGSWDLFREAYAAIETYHQTPPPTFSFRERVTHKSLVYLWFLCSSVALALGALTVWHAVLISRGETSIERHINKKERRRLQAKGRVFRNHYNYGCLDNWKVFLGVDTGRHWLTRVLLPSSHLPHGNGMSWDPPPWVTAHSASVMAV; from the exons ATGCGGGGCCAGCGGAGCCTGCTGCTGGGCCCTGCCCGCCTCTGCCTGCGCCTGCTTCTGCTCCTGGGCTACAGGCGCCGCTGCCCACCTCTGCTCCGCGGCCTGGTTCAGCGCTGGCGCTATGGCAAGGTCTGCCTGCGCTCCCTGCTCCACAACTCCTTTGCAGGCAGTGACACCGCTGTGGATGCTGCCTTTGAGCCTATCTACTGGCTGGTGGACAACGTGATCCGCTGGTGTGGGGTG GTGTTCGTGGTGCTGGTGATCGTGCTGACCAGCTCCATCGTGGCCATTGCCTACCTGTGTATCCTGCCCCTCATCCTTCAAACCTACTCAGTGCCACGACTCTGCTGGCATTTCTTCTATAGTCACTGGAATCTGATCCTCATCGTCTTCCATTACTACCAGGCTATCACCACTCCACCTGGATACCCACCCCCG GGCAGGAATGATATCACAACAGTCTCCATCTGTAAGAAGTGCATTAACCCCAAGCCAGCCCGAACACACCACTGCAGCATCTGCAATAG CAGGATGCTGGTCCTTATAGGAAGGATTGGCACTGACATCTCAAGATCCTTGGCCACCGTAACAGAGCCTGTGTCCCTCCCTCACAGGTGTGTGCTGAAGATGGATCATCACTGCC CCTGGCTAAACAACTGTGTAGGCCACTATAACCATCGGTActtcttctctttctgctttttcatGACTCTGGGCTGTGTCTACTGCAGCTACGGAAGTTGGGACCTTTTCCGGGAGGCTTATGCTGCCATCGAG actTATCACCAGACCCCACCACCCACCTTCTCCTTCCGAGAAAGAGTGACTCACAAGAGTCTTGTCTACCTCTGGTTCCTGTGCAG TTCCGTGGCACTTGCCCTGGGTGCCCTAACTGTCTGGCACGCTGTTCTCATCAGTCGAGGTGAGACTAGTATCGAAAGGCACATCAACAAGAAGGAGCGACGCCGACTGCAGGCCAAGGGCAGA GTTTTTAGGAATCATTACAACTATGGCTGCTTGGACAACTGGAAGGTATTCCTGGGTGTGGACACaggaag GCATTGGCTGACTCGGGTGTTGTTACCTTCCAGTCACCTGCCCCATGGGAACGGAATGAGCTGGGATCCCCCTCCCTGGGTGACCGCTCACTCAGCCTCTGTGATGGCAGTGTGA
- the EXOSC1 gene encoding exosome complex component CSL4 isoform X1, with amino-acid sequence MAPPVRYCIPGERLCNLEEGSPGSGTYTRHGYIFSSLAGCLIKSSENGALPVISVMRETESQLLPDVGAIVTCKVSSINSRFAKVHILYVGSTPLKNSFRGTIRKEDVRATEKDKVEIYKSFRPGDIVLAKVISLGDAQSNYLLTTAENELGVVVAHSESGVQMVPISWCEMQCPKTHTKEFRKVARVQPEFLQT; translated from the exons ATGGCGCCACCCGTGAGGTACTGCATCCCCG GCGAACGTCTGTGTAACTTGGAAGAGGGCAGCCCCGGCAGCGGCACCTACACCCGGCATGGCTACATCTTTTCGTCGCTTGCTGGCTGCCTGATAAAGAGCAGCGAGAACGGCGCG CTTCCTGTCATATCTGTGATGAGAGAAACAGAGTCCCAATTACTACCAGATGTGGGAGCTATTGTAACCTGTAAG GTCTCTAGCATCAATTCACGCTTTGCCAAAGTACACATCCTATATGTGGGGTCCACACCGCTTAAGAACTCTTTTCGAGGAACTATCCG caaGGAAGACGTCCGAGCTACTGAAAAAGACAAG GTTGAAATTTATAAGAGTTTCCGCCCAGGGGACATTGTCTTGGCCAAAGTG ATCTCCCTAGGTGATGCGCAGTCCAACTACCTCCTAACCACTGCTGAAAATGAGCTGGGAGTGGTGGTGGCCCACAGTGAATCGG GTGTCCAGATGGTTCCCATCAGCTGGTGTGAGATGCAGTGCCCTAAGACCCACACTAAAGAATTCCGGAAAGTGGCCCGAGTACAGCCTGAATTCTTACAGACCTAA
- the ZDHHC16 gene encoding palmitoyltransferase ZDHHC16 isoform X1 → MRGQRSLLLGPARLCLRLLLLLGYRRRCPPLLRGLVQRWRYGKVCLRSLLHNSFAGSDTAVDAAFEPIYWLVDNVIRWCGVVFVVLVIVLTSSIVAIAYLCILPLILQTYSVPRLCWHFFYSHWNLILIVFHYYQAITTPPGYPPPGRNDITTVSICKKCINPKPARTHHCSICNSRMLVLIGRIGTDISRSLATVTEPVSLPHRCVLKMDHHCPWLNNCVGHYNHRYFFSFCFFMTLGCVYCSYGSWDLFREAYAAIEKMKQLDKNKLQAVANQTYHQTPPPTFSFRERVTHKSLVYLWFLCSSVALALGALTVWHAVLISRGETSIERHINKKERRRLQAKGRVFRNHYNYGCLDNWKVFLGVDTGRHWLTRVLLPSSHLPHGNGMSWDPPPWVTAHSASVMAV, encoded by the exons ATGCGGGGCCAGCGGAGCCTGCTGCTGGGCCCTGCCCGCCTCTGCCTGCGCCTGCTTCTGCTCCTGGGCTACAGGCGCCGCTGCCCACCTCTGCTCCGCGGCCTGGTTCAGCGCTGGCGCTATGGCAAGGTCTGCCTGCGCTCCCTGCTCCACAACTCCTTTGCAGGCAGTGACACCGCTGTGGATGCTGCCTTTGAGCCTATCTACTGGCTGGTGGACAACGTGATCCGCTGGTGTGGGGTG GTGTTCGTGGTGCTGGTGATCGTGCTGACCAGCTCCATCGTGGCCATTGCCTACCTGTGTATCCTGCCCCTCATCCTTCAAACCTACTCAGTGCCACGACTCTGCTGGCATTTCTTCTATAGTCACTGGAATCTGATCCTCATCGTCTTCCATTACTACCAGGCTATCACCACTCCACCTGGATACCCACCCCCG GGCAGGAATGATATCACAACAGTCTCCATCTGTAAGAAGTGCATTAACCCCAAGCCAGCCCGAACACACCACTGCAGCATCTGCAATAG CAGGATGCTGGTCCTTATAGGAAGGATTGGCACTGACATCTCAAGATCCTTGGCCACCGTAACAGAGCCTGTGTCCCTCCCTCACAGGTGTGTGCTGAAGATGGATCATCACTGCC CCTGGCTAAACAACTGTGTAGGCCACTATAACCATCGGTActtcttctctttctgctttttcatGACTCTGGGCTGTGTCTACTGCAGCTACGGAAGTTGGGACCTTTTCCGGGAGGCTTATGCTGCCATCGAG aAAATGAAACAGCTCGACAAGAACAAACTACAGGCGGTTGCCAACCAG actTATCACCAGACCCCACCACCCACCTTCTCCTTCCGAGAAAGAGTGACTCACAAGAGTCTTGTCTACCTCTGGTTCCTGTGCAG TTCCGTGGCACTTGCCCTGGGTGCCCTAACTGTCTGGCACGCTGTTCTCATCAGTCGAGGTGAGACTAGTATCGAAAGGCACATCAACAAGAAGGAGCGACGCCGACTGCAGGCCAAGGGCAGA GTTTTTAGGAATCATTACAACTATGGCTGCTTGGACAACTGGAAGGTATTCCTGGGTGTGGACACaggaag GCATTGGCTGACTCGGGTGTTGTTACCTTCCAGTCACCTGCCCCATGGGAACGGAATGAGCTGGGATCCCCCTCCCTGGGTGACCGCTCACTCAGCCTCTGTGATGGCAGTGTGA
- the EXOSC1 gene encoding exosome complex component CSL4 isoform X2: MWGPHRLRTLFEELSARKTSELLKKTRFVEIYKSFRPGDIVLAKVISLGDAQSNYLLTTAENELGVVVAHSESGVQMVPISWCEMQCPKTHTKEFRKVARVQPEFLQT, translated from the exons ATGTGGGGTCCACACCGCTTAAGAACTCTTTTCGAGGAACTATCCG caaGGAAGACGTCCGAGCTACTGAAAAAGACAAGGTTT GTTGAAATTTATAAGAGTTTCCGCCCAGGGGACATTGTCTTGGCCAAAGTG ATCTCCCTAGGTGATGCGCAGTCCAACTACCTCCTAACCACTGCTGAAAATGAGCTGGGAGTGGTGGTGGCCCACAGTGAATCGG GTGTCCAGATGGTTCCCATCAGCTGGTGTGAGATGCAGTGCCCTAAGACCCACACTAAAGAATTCCGGAAAGTGGCCCGAGTACAGCCTGAATTCTTACAGACCTAA
- the ZDHHC16 gene encoding palmitoyltransferase ZDHHC16 isoform X4 encodes MRGQRSLLLGPARLCLRLLLLLGYRRRCPPLLRGLVQRWRYGKVCLRSLLHNSFAGSDTAVDAAFEPIYWLVDNVIRWCGVVFVVLVIVLTSSIVAIAYLCILPLILQTYSVPRLCWHFFYSHWNLILIVFHYYQAITTPPGYPPPGRNDITTVSICKKCINPKPARTHHCSICNRCVLKMDHHCPWLNNCVGHYNHRYFFSFCFFMTLGCVYCSYGSWDLFREAYAAIEKMKQLDKNKLQAVANQTYHQTPPPTFSFRERVTHKSLVYLWFLCSSVALALGALTVWHAVLISRGETSIERHINKKERRRLQAKGRVFRNHYNYGCLDNWKVFLGVDTGRHWLTRVLLPSSHLPHGNGMSWDPPPWVTAHSASVMAV; translated from the exons ATGCGGGGCCAGCGGAGCCTGCTGCTGGGCCCTGCCCGCCTCTGCCTGCGCCTGCTTCTGCTCCTGGGCTACAGGCGCCGCTGCCCACCTCTGCTCCGCGGCCTGGTTCAGCGCTGGCGCTATGGCAAGGTCTGCCTGCGCTCCCTGCTCCACAACTCCTTTGCAGGCAGTGACACCGCTGTGGATGCTGCCTTTGAGCCTATCTACTGGCTGGTGGACAACGTGATCCGCTGGTGTGGGGTG GTGTTCGTGGTGCTGGTGATCGTGCTGACCAGCTCCATCGTGGCCATTGCCTACCTGTGTATCCTGCCCCTCATCCTTCAAACCTACTCAGTGCCACGACTCTGCTGGCATTTCTTCTATAGTCACTGGAATCTGATCCTCATCGTCTTCCATTACTACCAGGCTATCACCACTCCACCTGGATACCCACCCCCG GGCAGGAATGATATCACAACAGTCTCCATCTGTAAGAAGTGCATTAACCCCAAGCCAGCCCGAACACACCACTGCAGCATCTGCAATAG GTGTGTGCTGAAGATGGATCATCACTGCC CCTGGCTAAACAACTGTGTAGGCCACTATAACCATCGGTActtcttctctttctgctttttcatGACTCTGGGCTGTGTCTACTGCAGCTACGGAAGTTGGGACCTTTTCCGGGAGGCTTATGCTGCCATCGAG aAAATGAAACAGCTCGACAAGAACAAACTACAGGCGGTTGCCAACCAG actTATCACCAGACCCCACCACCCACCTTCTCCTTCCGAGAAAGAGTGACTCACAAGAGTCTTGTCTACCTCTGGTTCCTGTGCAG TTCCGTGGCACTTGCCCTGGGTGCCCTAACTGTCTGGCACGCTGTTCTCATCAGTCGAGGTGAGACTAGTATCGAAAGGCACATCAACAAGAAGGAGCGACGCCGACTGCAGGCCAAGGGCAGA GTTTTTAGGAATCATTACAACTATGGCTGCTTGGACAACTGGAAGGTATTCCTGGGTGTGGACACaggaag GCATTGGCTGACTCGGGTGTTGTTACCTTCCAGTCACCTGCCCCATGGGAACGGAATGAGCTGGGATCCCCCTCCCTGGGTGACCGCTCACTCAGCCTCTGTGATGGCAGTGTGA
- the ZDHHC16 gene encoding palmitoyltransferase ZDHHC16 isoform X7 codes for MRGQRSLLLGPARLCLRLLLLLGYRRRCPPLLRGLVQRWRYGKVCLRSLLHNSFAGSDTAVDAAFEPIYWLVDNVIRWCGVVFVVLVIVLTSSIVAIAYLCILPLILQTYSVPRLCWHFFYSHWNLILIVFHYYQAITTPPGYPPPGRNDITTVSICKKCINPKPARTHHCSICNSYGSWDLFREAYAAIETYHQTPPPTFSFRERVTHKSLVYLWFLCSSVALALGALTVWHAVLISRGETSIERHINKKERRRLQAKGRVFRNHYNYGCLDNWKVFLGVDTGRHWLTRVLLPSSHLPHGNGMSWDPPPWVTAHSASVMAV; via the exons ATGCGGGGCCAGCGGAGCCTGCTGCTGGGCCCTGCCCGCCTCTGCCTGCGCCTGCTTCTGCTCCTGGGCTACAGGCGCCGCTGCCCACCTCTGCTCCGCGGCCTGGTTCAGCGCTGGCGCTATGGCAAGGTCTGCCTGCGCTCCCTGCTCCACAACTCCTTTGCAGGCAGTGACACCGCTGTGGATGCTGCCTTTGAGCCTATCTACTGGCTGGTGGACAACGTGATCCGCTGGTGTGGGGTG GTGTTCGTGGTGCTGGTGATCGTGCTGACCAGCTCCATCGTGGCCATTGCCTACCTGTGTATCCTGCCCCTCATCCTTCAAACCTACTCAGTGCCACGACTCTGCTGGCATTTCTTCTATAGTCACTGGAATCTGATCCTCATCGTCTTCCATTACTACCAGGCTATCACCACTCCACCTGGATACCCACCCCCG GGCAGGAATGATATCACAACAGTCTCCATCTGTAAGAAGTGCATTAACCCCAAGCCAGCCCGAACACACCACTGCAGCATCTGCAATAG CTACGGAAGTTGGGACCTTTTCCGGGAGGCTTATGCTGCCATCGAG actTATCACCAGACCCCACCACCCACCTTCTCCTTCCGAGAAAGAGTGACTCACAAGAGTCTTGTCTACCTCTGGTTCCTGTGCAG TTCCGTGGCACTTGCCCTGGGTGCCCTAACTGTCTGGCACGCTGTTCTCATCAGTCGAGGTGAGACTAGTATCGAAAGGCACATCAACAAGAAGGAGCGACGCCGACTGCAGGCCAAGGGCAGA GTTTTTAGGAATCATTACAACTATGGCTGCTTGGACAACTGGAAGGTATTCCTGGGTGTGGACACaggaag GCATTGGCTGACTCGGGTGTTGTTACCTTCCAGTCACCTGCCCCATGGGAACGGAATGAGCTGGGATCCCCCTCCCTGGGTGACCGCTCACTCAGCCTCTGTGATGGCAGTGTGA